The stretch of DNA CGACCCACCGTCTCGTGGAACGGACCGATGCCTCGACGAGCGACGGCGTCCGGAACACCCATATGCCCTGGAACTCGAGGACCAGACGTAGAGAAGTAAGGGCAGGAGCGTCGACGAGCGGGGTAGCACGTTGCTTCATGTCCCCTCTCCTCCAGCAACGGTCCATGACGAGCTTCTTCAGCGTGGGACTGGTCACCACCTCCACAAAACCAATGGCGCAGCTGGTGAACTCGACGTGCTCCAGCTGAGGGCACACGGAGTCGCCGAGGCCGCCGCTGTGTAGGACCACGAGGCGCGCCGTCTTGAGGCGGCTCAGATCGGAGCGGAGGCCCATGAGACGCAGGTCGACGGTTATGTCGTAACTGCTCTGGATCTCGAGCGCGGCGGGACGGTAGCGGTCGAGGCAGCCGTGAACCCAGTCCAGCCACTTGATGTGGAGCGGCAGCCTCCGCCGGCTGGCCTGCAGATGGTCGACGACGTGCAGGCGGAGCGAGTCCAGGTCCAGGGGCAGGCCGTCGGCGCCGTCGCGGCGGTGCAACTCCAGCAGGAGGAGGCTGTCCGCGAAGTCGTCGAACCTTGCCCTCTCCTCGAGCTCCACTGATCTGCTGCTCCTGCCGTCGCGGTCGGCCGACGCTGCTTCGAACTCCCGCTGGTCGATGTCGAGGGACAGGCACAGAGCGCCACGCCAGACGTGTCGCCACCGCCGCGATAGAGCCGTCGTCTGCAAGACCTGCCTGGCTCCCAGGGAGGAGAGGATGGCCTGGAGCAGGCAGTCCGGCAACTTGCTCAGCCTGTCCGCCGCCATGGCAAGGCAAACCGGCCCCTTGCCCTACGGAGTTGATCGGATCGGCGGATGACTAGGTTTGTTTGTATCTTCCGATCCGCACGCGCCACGCGGACAGGACGTTTCTGTTATACTtcctccgtcctataatataagaatgttttttgcactgcagcggtgtcaaaaacgtttttacattatgggatggagagAGTACAACTTGTCCTTTTTTATCATTATTATAGAAGTAGGGAAATATTAAAAATCTGGCGTGACAAATCGAACGCCTTGGACGGCAAATTATGTTGTCCTCGGGATTTGTCAGGATTGCCGGAGAAAATTGATATCCTCGCGAAACATAATTTGGTGTCACGAATGTTCGATTTGCCATTCACTAAAAAATCTGAAGTTCGGGTTTTAGCGAAATCCAACAAAATAATATCTCATATTATCCTAGGAATAAGTCTAGTTCGAGTTGTATTTTTATTTTGCATAAAGCATTGGATTTTATATTAAAAACTTAGTTCGAGTCAAATTCGTCAAAATGAGGTTGGCTCATATTTGGTTTGTACTACCGATCTACATATGCATGTGGCAAATCTCCAATGAATCAACTTCTCTAATGTGGTACTTCTCCCCAAGGAGAATGTGAAGAGCATCATCGTCTATGGCATATTTGTCTCATTCATTGGGTGCTCAAGTTcattactgtaagtgcatctagtgccccttagtgattttaatGTATTGAAAACTTATAGGTtaggggactaatgtgtttatgagtgtacacaggtctataagtttatgaagagtttgatatttacagagaaagtcgacccctaaaaatgaagtttttcgactgaagactttggctttctgaagactttgaaagtgaagaaaattggtacaatcctgaagacttggtattcattcgagtagCATGAagtatgaagacttttgtttttgtagtttcattttctctttcttgagtcataggaaatatcgtactgttaaaggggtcgaagaaatactaaggaaaaatttccatatgatgctcaactcaaatcctacctaccaatcctttcgagtgaacccattggaaatctcatacagttcagtcaaatttcttcagtgactgagacgaagttcttctggtctctgaggaatttgttctgactgagcagttaggaattcgccagtgcggattacctacacagtgaggaacatgatagccctgaggaatttgatactcaaaattccgcccgttgctgtgctatgtgccagctgtcccaaaatatctacccacttaacggtcatatcattgaagggcatttatggcttatcatgtcgggttgctccctaggctataaataaccgccccctacaaccactagctagttggctgctccgagagaaactgacacttgtcatttgagagcatcccatcctccgaggactttgagtgaaaatcatcaagtgaggaaaaatccAAACccgaacacctacaaacccaaagtgattgagcatcactgaaaagattgatcctgtgtggatccgacgcttgttacctttgaagactgtgcatcttccagacgattaggcgtcatggtctagagcatccaagtggaaattgtggatcatcgagtgaccaagtctgtgaatgtttggaagtcacctgaagatttATCACGAGTgaatgggcgaggtctgtgtgaccttagctcaaggggaatacggtgaggactgagtgttctgaactacgtgttcagaactgggtgtccgagactgtcgcgctaaccagacgtacaactgtcatagcaattggaactggtctaccaaatcattgtcttcgccaaattacctggttccatttccacaacccttccatttcctcttttatgtgttgagtgcttgttcatatctatttgaagactttgactgaagacttcctctatttcctcaattcaatttctttagtctgtttgtcttacccgtgttatcttgtgtttacgctttctgtactctatacttgttttcatttcatcatggagaccatgctcatgcactgctatgtttacttctgagtacttattccgctgcaagtagttcttcactcaggaatttcctcacccgcaaattcctcagtgaagaattcataaaaattgcctattcacccccctctagtcgatataacgcactttcaattggtatcagagctaggtattcccttgttttgtgtgattttggtttaaccacctagagttttagttatgtcgatcgcagatatgatcaaggtttctgctgggtgtcctaccttcaatgGGACGGACTACtcctattggaagaataagatgcgcatgcatctggaggcaattgataacaatctctggtacgttgtggagaatggtgttccctctgtcactcccaccatcaatgctgctgatgtgaagagattaaaGCAACtctactctcaagcgaagaatatcatatgtggccatctgaacaaagggcagtatggcagagtgagtgctctgGAGACAGCTaaacttatctgggataggctgtccaaggtcaatgagggagtctcaacacaacgtgactctcgagttgacgttctttgAAATCTCtttaaccgcttcaaaagactcgacaatgaaaatgttcagcaaaccttcgatctcctcactgacatctcaaacgagcttcaagcacttggtgccgctgatatcaccgaccatgaggtggtgaagaaattgctgagatcgcttgatttctCATTTGACACCCtgacattgatgatacaagaacgtggagactacaagtcacttgatcccgctgatatcctcgagagactaaacactcatgagttccagcttgctgagaagagagatctctacggACCAAGTTATGGTAAATCACGGGCtctaaaggccaaggcagtatccgaATCTGATGGTGAAGATTCTGACAGCAGCCTTgttgaccctgaagaactgagccaggagctagcaatgctcgtgaggaagttccaaaagttttcaagacgtggtcgttttggtaaatcctcaagaggtggtgacttgagatcagattcctcatcccatgattacaagaagagactctgccataaatgcaaaaaacctggacactacattcaagattgtccttagtgggaaaaggaattgaagaagaagaataagtacaaggattacagttctattgattcaaagaagaagaagaaatcttcaaagtcctcgtcATCAAGACCCTCAAGGTCCTCATCTCACAaggagagcagctccaagaaggctcgagcattcattggcaaggaaatggattctgaggctgaatctgaggaaaatgaggaagaagaggaatttgaggagtcagactctggtgtggcgagcctagccctcgctaccgcgttcgtaagcaagtccatcttcaactctgaagaaaatgacctccccaacactactgatgacggcgatgaggactatgctcccacctattgcttcatggaaaaaggctcaaaggtactcaaatatccctcatcTGAAtctagtgagaatgaatctgatgaaaacctcaaacccaactattctaaacttgctaagattgttgtgaaacTACAAACAACTCTTGAAAAGGTTAAAAATATGCTAGATAAAAGCAATGATATGTTAGGcgaggaaatggatcgcactaaaatcttgactgaaaatcttcagagacttcagtacaagtttgacaatcttcaagctcatcataacactctcctatctgatcatgagaagcgttcttatgaatttcttcaaagaaagcaagatcttgagcagttaagaatgagttatgaagatcttcaaaaggagcatgattcattacttgctcaacagatcagcgctactcaggatgaatttgttcctccatgtttgaagtgcattgaacgtgatgaaggaaatatgccctagaggcaataataacattattatttatttccttatatcatgataaatgtttattattcatactagaattgtattaaccggaaacataatacatgtgtgaatacatagacaaacagagtgtcaccagtatgcctctacttgactagctcgttgatcaaagatggctatgtttcctaaccatagacatgagttgtcatttgattaacgggatcacatcattaggagaatgatgtgattgacttgacccattccgttagcttagcacttgatcgtttagtttgttgctattgctttcttcatgacttatacatgttcctatgactatgaaattatgcaactcccgtttaccggaggaacactttgtgtgctacaaatgtcacaacgtaactggatgattataaaggtgctccacaggtgtctccaaaggtacttgttgggttggcgtatttcaagattaggatttgtcactccgattgtcggagaggtatctctgggccctctcggtaatgcacatcacctaagccttgcaagcattgcaactaatgagttagttgcgggatgatgtattacggaacgagtaaagagacttgccagtaacgagattgaactaggtattgagataccgacgatcgaatctcgggcaagtaacataccgatgacaaagggaacaacgtatgttgttatgcggtgaaaccgataaagatcttcgtagaatatgtgggagacaatatgagcatctaggttcctctattggttatttaccggaagacatgtctcggtcatgtctacatagttctcgaacccgtagggtccgcacgcttaatgtttcgatgatagttatattatgagtttatatgttttgatgtaccaaaggttgttcggagtcccggatgtgatcacggacatgacgaggagtctcgaaatggtcgagacatgaagattgatatattggaagcctatgtttggatatcggaagtgttccgggtgaaatcgggattttaccgg from Triticum dicoccoides isolate Atlit2015 ecotype Zavitan chromosome 6A, WEW_v2.0, whole genome shotgun sequence encodes:
- the LOC119315901 gene encoding MEIOTIC F-BOX protein MOF-like, which produces MAADRLSKLPDCLLQAILSSLGARQVLQTTALSRRWRHVWRGALCLSLDIDQREFEAASADRDGRSSRSVELEERARFDDFADSLLLLELHRRDGADGLPLDLDSLRLHVVDHLQASRRRLPLHIKWLDWVHGCLDRYRPAALEIQSSYDITVDLRLMGLRSDLSRLKTARLVVLHSGGLGDSVCPQLEHVEFTSCAIGFVEVVTSPTLKKLVMDRCWRRGDMKQRATPLVDAPALTSLRLVLEFQGIWVFRTPSLVEASVRSTRRWVDRFDEYQLLCNLYNVTRLELSGFLALEKIRMKRGHQDLPTFRNLTTLLLDECDLTGEVYNMLELFLNNAPNLEKLTLQNCKLPQDWTESKKMCLNLKFREINCHKEGDLQQVDH